The Equus przewalskii isolate Varuska chromosome 5, EquPr2, whole genome shotgun sequence genome window below encodes:
- the LOC103546816 gene encoding olfactory receptor 8S1-like, with amino-acid sequence MKNHSVVSEFILLGLSVDSQTQALLFVLFLIIYLLTLMGNLMLLLVIRVDSHLHIPMYFFLGQLSFLDLCHSSVTVPKLLENLLSEKKTISVEGCMAQVFFVFATGGTESCLLTVMAYDRYVAISSPLLYGQLMNRELCMGLVCGSWGLAFLDALINILVALNLDFCEAQNIHHFSCELPSLYPLSCSDVSASFTALLCSSLLHFFGNFLLIFFSYVRILFTILSISSTSGRSKAFSTCSSHLTAVSFFYGSGLLRYLMPNSGPTQELIFSLQYSVVTPMLNPLIYSLKNKEVKAAVRRMLRKGF; translated from the coding sequence ATGAAAAACCACAGTGTTGTCTCTGAGTTCATCCTCCTCGGCCTGTCTGTTGACTCCCAGACCCAGGCTCTGCTCTTTGTGCTGTTCCTTATTATTTACCTCCTGACCCTGATGGGGAACctgatgctgctgctggtgaTCAGAGTTGATTCTCACCTTCATAtccccatgtactttttcctggGACAATTGTCCTTCCTGGATCTCTGCCACTCCTCTGTCACTGTGCCCAAGTTGTTGGAGAACCTCCTGTCTGAGAAGAAAACTATCTCAGTTGAGGGCTGCATGGCTCAGGTCTTCTTTGTGTTTGCCACTGGGGGCACTGAATCCTGCCTACTCACtgtcatggcctatgaccgctatgttgcCATCAGCTCGCCTCTGCTCTATGGCCAGCTGATGAACAGAGAGCTGTGTATGGGGCTGGTATGCGGCTCATGGGGCTTGGCTTTTCTGGATGCTCTCATTAATATCCTTGTAGCTCTCAATTTAGACTTCTGTGAGGCTCAAAATATCCACCATTTCAGCTGTGAGCTGCCCTCTCTCTACCCTTTGTCTTGCTCTGATGTGTCTGCAAGTTTTACTGCCCTTCTCTGCTCAAGCCTCCTGCATTTCTTTGGAAATTTCCTcctgatatttttctcttatgttcGAATTTTATTCACCATCCTGAGCATCAGCTCCACCTCAGGCAGAAGCAAGGCCTTCTctacctgctcctcccacctcactgcAGTGAGCTTCTTTTATGGCTCAGGATTACTCCGCTATCTCATGCCAAATTCAGGACCCACTCAAGAGTTAATCTTCTCCTTGCAGTACAGTGTGGTCACTCCCATGCTGAATCCTCTCATCTACAGCTTGAAGAACAAGGAGGTGAAGGCAGCTGTGAGAAGAATGTTGAGAAAAGGTTTCTAA